Proteins encoded together in one Bacteroides ovatus window:
- the dacB gene encoding D-alanyl-D-alanine carboxypeptidase/D-alanyl-D-alanine-endopeptidase, which yields MKKSLLLVALSVCLLPLWGQQNFSRIDSLIKKMLPEASEVGISVYDLTAKKSLYNYRAEKLSRPASTMKLLTAITALSRPEANEPFRTEVWHDGVIEHDTLQGNLYVVGGFDPEFNSQSMDSLIEEVITFPFSVINGQVYGDVSMKDSLYWGSGWAWDDTPAGYQPYLSPLMFCKGTVQVSVVPSTVQGDTASVSCQPVSSYYTVTNQTKTRTSSAGRFSFTRDWLTNGNNLLVSGNVTSIRKDDVNIYDSPRFFMHTFLERLRGKGITTPQSYGFAELPRDSVTVERMACWNTPVQKALNQLMKESDNLNAEALLCRLGAQATGKKQVAAEDGIVEIMKLIRRLGHDPKDYKIADGCGLSNYNYLSPALLVDFLKYAYSQTEVFQMLYKSLPVGGVDGTLKFRMKGTPAFRNVHAKTGSFTAINALAGYLKMKNGHEVAFAIMNQNVLSAAKARAFQDKVCEVIIGK from the coding sequence ATGAAAAAAAGTCTTTTGTTGGTCGCCCTTTCAGTTTGTTTGTTGCCACTTTGGGGACAACAAAATTTCTCCCGGATAGATTCGCTTATCAAGAAGATGCTCCCCGAAGCATCCGAGGTCGGCATATCCGTCTACGATCTGACGGCTAAGAAATCGCTTTATAACTATCGTGCGGAGAAACTTTCCCGTCCTGCCTCTACCATGAAGCTGCTGACGGCTATTACCGCACTCTCCCGCCCCGAAGCCAACGAGCCTTTCCGCACGGAAGTATGGCACGATGGCGTGATAGAGCATGATACCTTGCAAGGCAACCTGTATGTAGTGGGCGGATTCGATCCTGAATTTAACAGCCAGTCGATGGATTCATTGATAGAAGAGGTAATCACTTTCCCTTTTTCGGTGATTAACGGACAGGTATATGGTGACGTTTCGATGAAAGACTCCCTTTATTGGGGTAGTGGATGGGCATGGGACGATACTCCTGCGGGCTATCAGCCCTATTTGTCTCCACTGATGTTTTGCAAGGGGACTGTACAGGTTTCTGTTGTTCCCTCTACGGTGCAGGGAGATACCGCGAGTGTTTCCTGTCAACCTGTATCCTCCTATTATACAGTGACGAATCAGACGAAAACACGTACCTCTTCTGCCGGAAGATTCTCTTTCACGAGAGACTGGCTGACGAATGGCAATAATCTCCTCGTTTCGGGCAATGTCACTTCGATCAGAAAGGACGATGTAAACATCTATGACTCTCCCCGTTTCTTTATGCATACTTTCCTGGAGCGTCTTCGTGGGAAAGGAATCACGACTCCCCAGTCGTATGGCTTTGCCGAATTGCCTCGTGATAGTGTGACTGTAGAACGGATGGCTTGCTGGAATACTCCCGTGCAGAAAGCGCTGAACCAGTTGATGAAAGAGAGTGATAATCTCAATGCGGAAGCATTGCTCTGTCGCTTAGGGGCGCAGGCTACGGGAAAGAAGCAGGTAGCTGCCGAAGATGGTATTGTCGAGATTATGAAATTGATCCGTCGCCTGGGGCATGACCCGAAAGACTATAAGATTGCCGACGGTTGCGGACTGTCCAATTATAATTACCTCTCTCCTGCCCTGCTGGTGGACTTTCTGAAATATGCGTACTCGCAAACAGAGGTGTTTCAGATGTTATATAAATCTCTTCCCGTTGGCGGGGTGGACGGAACATTGAAATTCCGGATGAAAGGTACTCCTGCCTTCCGGAATGTTCATGCCAAAACAGGCTCGTTTACGGCAATAAATGCGCTCGCGGGCTATCTGAAGATGAAAAACGGACATGAAGTAGCCTTTGCCATTATGAACCAGAATGTGCTTTCGGCAGCTAAGGCACGGGCGTTTCAGGATAAGGTGTGTGAGGTGATTATCGGGAAATAG
- a CDS encoding acetyl-CoA hydrolase/transferase family protein gives MSLNRISAAEAASLIKHGYNIGLSGFTPAGTAKAVTAELAKIAEAEHAKGNPFQVGIFTGASTGESCDGVLSRAKAIRYRAPYTTNSDFRKAVNNGEIAYNDIHLSQMAQEVRYGFMGKVNVAIIEACEVTPDGKIYLTAAGGIAPTICRLADQIIVELNSAHSKSCMGLHDVYEPLDPPYRREIPIYKPSDRIGLPYVQVDPKKIIGVVETNWPDEARSFAAADPLTDKIGQNVADFLAADMKRGIIPSTFLPLQSGVGNIANAVLGALGRDKTIPPFEMYTEVIQNSVIGLIREGRIKFGSACSLTVTNDCLEGIYNDMDFFRDKLVLRPSEISNSPEIVRRLGIISINTAIEVDLYGNVNSTHIGGTKMMNGIGGSGDFTRNAYISIFTCPSVAKEGKISAIVPMVSHHDHTEHDVNIVITEQGVADLRGKSPKERAQAIIENCAHPDYKELLWDYLKLAGNRAQTPHAIQAALGMHAELAKSGDMKNTNWAEYAK, from the coding sequence ATGTCACTCAATCGTATTTCGGCAGCGGAAGCTGCAAGCCTGATTAAACATGGCTACAACATCGGCCTAAGCGGATTTACTCCCGCCGGAACGGCCAAGGCTGTAACAGCCGAACTCGCAAAAATTGCTGAAGCAGAACATGCGAAAGGAAACCCGTTTCAAGTAGGAATTTTTACAGGAGCATCGACAGGAGAGTCCTGCGACGGCGTACTGTCACGTGCCAAAGCGATCCGCTACCGCGCCCCTTATACTACCAACTCTGATTTCCGCAAAGCTGTGAACAACGGAGAGATTGCCTACAACGACATACACCTCTCACAAATGGCACAGGAAGTACGCTACGGATTCATGGGCAAAGTGAACGTAGCCATCATCGAAGCCTGTGAAGTGACTCCGGACGGAAAGATTTATCTGACTGCTGCCGGTGGTATCGCTCCGACCATCTGCCGTCTGGCCGACCAGATCATCGTAGAGTTGAACAGCGCACACAGCAAATCCTGTATGGGTCTGCATGACGTGTACGAACCGCTCGACCCGCCTTACCGCCGCGAGATCCCTATCTATAAACCGAGTGACCGCATCGGACTGCCTTACGTTCAGGTAGACCCGAAAAAGATTATTGGCGTAGTAGAAACCAACTGGCCGGACGAAGCCCGTTCTTTCGCCGCTGCCGATCCGTTGACCGACAAAATCGGACAGAATGTTGCCGACTTCCTCGCTGCCGACATGAAACGCGGCATCATTCCGTCTACTTTCTTACCCTTGCAATCGGGTGTAGGAAACATCGCCAACGCCGTACTCGGTGCATTGGGACGTGATAAAACGATTCCTCCATTCGAAATGTACACAGAGGTAATACAGAACTCCGTGATCGGACTGATTCGCGAAGGACGTATCAAATTTGGTAGTGCCTGCTCACTGACTGTAACAAACGACTGTCTGGAAGGCATTTACAACGATATGGATTTCTTCCGCGATAAATTGGTTCTCCGTCCGTCGGAAATCTCAAACAGCCCGGAAATAGTACGTCGTCTCGGTATCATTTCTATCAATACAGCCATCGAAGTCGACCTGTACGGCAACGTAAACTCTACCCATATCGGCGGAACAAAAATGATGAACGGTATCGGTGGTTCGGGAGACTTTACCCGCAACGCTTACATTTCTATCTTCACTTGTCCGTCTGTGGCTAAGGAAGGTAAGATCAGTGCAATCGTACCGATGGTATCCCACCACGACCACACGGAGCACGATGTTAACATCGTTATCACCGAGCAAGGTGTTGCCGATCTTCGTGGCAAGAGTCCGAAAGAACGTGCACAAGCCATCATCGAAAACTGTGCTCATCCTGACTACAAAGAGCTTCTTTGGGATTACCTCAAACTGGCCGGCAACCGCGCGCAGACTCCACACGCTATTCAGGCTGCACTTGGTATGCACGCAGAGTTGGCTAAAAGCGGCGATATGAAGAATACCAATTGGGCTGAATACGCCAAGTAA
- the miaB gene encoding tRNA (N6-isopentenyl adenosine(37)-C2)-methylthiotransferase MiaB encodes MNELTGADFKSATEMTDDNKKLFIETYGCQMNVADSEVIASVMQMAGYSVAETLEEADAVFMNTCSIRDNAEQKILNRLEFFHSLKKKKKRLIVGVLGCMAERVKDDLITNHHVDLVVGPDAYLTLPDLIAAVETGEKAINVELSTTETYRDVIPSRICGNHISGFVSIMRGCNNFCTYCIVPYTRGRERSRDVESILNEVADLVAKGYKEVTLLGQNVNSYRFERPTGEVVTFPMLLRTVAEAAPGVRIRFTTSHPKDMSDETLEVIAQVPNVCKHIHLPVQSGSSRILKLMNRKYTREWYLDRVAAIKRIIPDCGLTTDIFSGFHSETEEDHAMSLSLMEACGYDAAFMFKYSERPGTYASKHLEDNVPEEVKVRRLNEIIALQNRLSAESNQRCIGKTYEVLVEGVSKRSRDQLFGRTEQNRVVVFDRGTHRVGDFVNVRVTEASSATLKGEEI; translated from the coding sequence ATGAACGAATTAACGGGAGCGGACTTTAAATCCGCAACTGAAATGACTGATGACAACAAGAAGTTGTTTATCGAAACATACGGCTGCCAGATGAATGTGGCCGACAGTGAGGTGATTGCATCGGTGATGCAAATGGCGGGATATTCCGTAGCTGAAACGCTGGAAGAGGCTGACGCTGTGTTTATGAACACTTGTTCTATCCGCGACAATGCGGAGCAGAAGATCCTGAACCGCCTGGAGTTTTTCCACTCGCTGAAGAAAAAGAAAAAGCGCCTGATTGTGGGTGTACTGGGCTGTATGGCCGAACGGGTAAAGGATGATCTGATAACGAATCATCATGTCGATCTGGTAGTCGGTCCGGATGCTTACCTGACGTTGCCCGATTTGATTGCTGCCGTAGAGACTGGCGAGAAAGCAATCAATGTGGAGCTTTCTACTACCGAAACTTATCGGGATGTGATTCCGTCGCGTATCTGTGGCAATCATATTTCCGGCTTTGTGTCCATTATGCGTGGTTGCAACAATTTCTGCACTTATTGCATCGTTCCCTATACTCGCGGACGTGAGCGTAGCCGTGACGTGGAAAGCATCCTCAATGAAGTGGCGGACTTGGTGGCAAAAGGTTATAAAGAAGTCACCCTGTTGGGGCAAAATGTCAACTCATACCGTTTTGAGAGACCGACAGGAGAAGTGGTTACCTTCCCGATGTTGCTCCGAACAGTGGCCGAAGCCGCTCCGGGGGTACGTATTCGTTTCACGACTTCCCATCCGAAGGATATGAGTGACGAAACGTTGGAGGTGATTGCGCAAGTGCCGAATGTATGTAAACATATTCATCTGCCTGTGCAGAGCGGTAGTTCCCGCATCCTGAAACTGATGAACCGTAAGTATACCCGTGAATGGTATCTGGACCGGGTGGCAGCTATCAAACGCATCATCCCCGATTGCGGACTGACTACCGATATTTTCTCCGGTTTTCATTCTGAAACGGAAGAAGATCATGCCATGTCGCTTTCGCTGATGGAAGCGTGTGGGTACGATGCTGCTTTCATGTTTAAATATTCCGAGCGTCCGGGAACGTATGCTTCCAAACATCTTGAAGATAATGTGCCCGAAGAGGTGAAAGTCCGCCGCCTGAATGAGATTATCGCTTTACAGAACCGTCTGTCTGCCGAATCCAACCAGCGTTGCATCGGAAAGACGTATGAAGTGCTTGTGGAAGGTGTTTCCAAGCGTTCGCGCGATCAACTGTTCGGCCGTACGGAACAAAACCGTGTGGTGGTGTTCGACAGAGGTACGCATCGTGTCGGTGATTTCGTCAATGTGCGTGTCACGGAGGCTAGTTCGGCTACGCTGAAAGGGGAAGAAATCTGA
- a CDS encoding S24 family peptidase has product MDTFLDVTGIVKRAKQVLNFKNDSELAEYLGVSRATVSNWGARNSIDFRLLLDKFGDKVDYNWLLLGKGNPKHQPRHCESELVKGEVEIIHNPKTAEPTDDRSVMLYDITAAANLKTLFTNKQQYALGKILIPNISVCDGAVYVNGDSMYPILKSGDIIGYKEISSFDNVIYGEIYLVSFMIDGDEYLAVKYVNRSEQEGHLKLVSYNTHHEPMDIPFASINAMAIVKFSIRRHMMM; this is encoded by the coding sequence ATGGATACATTTTTAGATGTCACAGGAATCGTGAAGCGTGCCAAACAGGTGCTAAACTTCAAGAACGACAGCGAATTAGCTGAATATTTAGGAGTCTCACGTGCCACAGTATCCAACTGGGGTGCACGAAACAGCATTGATTTCCGCCTGTTACTCGACAAATTCGGGGACAAGGTGGACTACAACTGGCTATTATTAGGAAAAGGGAATCCGAAACATCAGCCGAGACATTGCGAAAGCGAACTGGTAAAAGGAGAAGTGGAGATTATACACAATCCGAAAACAGCGGAACCGACAGATGACCGCAGCGTCATGTTGTACGATATCACAGCGGCAGCCAATCTGAAAACATTATTCACCAACAAACAGCAGTATGCACTGGGGAAGATATTGATTCCCAATATATCCGTCTGCGACGGGGCGGTCTACGTCAACGGAGACAGCATGTACCCTATATTGAAATCGGGAGACATTATCGGATATAAAGAAATCAGCAGTTTCGACAACGTCATTTACGGGGAAATATACCTGGTGTCGTTTATGATTGACGGAGACGAGTATCTGGCAGTAAAATACGTAAACCGTTCGGAGCAAGAAGGTCATCTCAAACTGGTGAGTTACAACACACACCACGAACCGATGGATATTCCATTCGCGTCCATCAACGCAATGGCGATTGTGAAGTTCTCCATCAGGAGACACATGATGATGTAA
- a CDS encoding DUF4373 domain-containing protein, whose protein sequence is MGRIKQGLDYFPMSTSFMHDRIVRRVMKREGDAAFATLVETLSYIYAGKGYYIPASDEFYDELTDSLYNTDLDDVKRIIALAVECGLFDAGLFRQYGILTSADIQRQYLFITKRRSSSLIDPAYCLLEAEELASYHTSPNSKNSAEDADNKTGCDVTPTADTVTSTTDSATSEAGMSTLGTQNKEKQIKTNQNKINHLSDSPQGENGGGKILKSRKVMTQEDINNLQPPPDGMQRNFEGLLENLHSYKIPPSEQYAIILKSNFGAIGHPVWKGFSSIRGSNGKIKLPGHYLLSVIN, encoded by the coding sequence ATGGGAAGAATAAAACAGGGGTTGGATTATTTCCCCATGAGCACCAGTTTCATGCACGACCGTATAGTGCGTCGTGTCATGAAACGGGAAGGTGATGCCGCTTTTGCCACATTGGTAGAAACGCTGTCGTACATCTATGCCGGAAAAGGATATTATATCCCTGCCAGTGATGAGTTTTACGACGAACTGACGGACAGCCTTTACAATACGGATCTTGATGACGTGAAACGTATCATCGCCCTGGCCGTGGAGTGTGGACTGTTTGATGCCGGACTTTTCCGGCAATACGGCATCTTGACTTCCGCCGATATCCAACGGCAGTATCTTTTTATCACCAAGCGGCGCAGCAGCTCGTTGATAGACCCCGCCTACTGCCTGTTGGAAGCGGAAGAGCTTGCATCGTACCACACTTCTCCAAACAGCAAAAACAGTGCGGAGGATGCTGATAACAAAACAGGCTGTGATGTAACACCAACTGCTGATACTGTAACATCAACCACCGATTCTGCAACATCGGAAGCCGGAATGTCGACATTGGGTACACAAAACAAAGAAAAACAAATTAAAACAAACCAAAACAAAATAAACCACCTCTCTGACTCTCCTCAAGGAGAGAACGGAGGAGGAAAAATTTTGAAAAGCAGGAAGGTGATGACACAGGAGGATATCAACAATCTGCAACCACCGCCCGACGGCATGCAGCGTAACTTCGAAGGGTTGCTGGAGAACCTTCACTCTTACAAGATTCCGCCTTCCGAGCAATACGCCATTATCCTGAAAAGCAACTTCGGAGCTATCGGACACCCGGTGTGGAAGGGATTCAGCAGCATCCGCGGGAGCAATGGGAAGATCAAATTGCCGGGACATTATCTTTTGAGCGTAATTAATTAA
- a CDS encoding HU family DNA-binding protein: MPVLYKPFQSILEDKNKKKLFHPRVIYTANVSTTQLAKEIAAYSSLSTGDVKNTLDNLVTVAAQHLQASESVTLDGFGTFRMVMKSNGKGVELPEKVSAAQASLTVRFLPNYTKNPDRTTATRSLVTGAKCVRFDLADTSASGGGDSGKPDGGGSGSGGSGDGGGEAPDPAA; this comes from the coding sequence ATGCCAGTATTGTACAAACCCTTCCAGTCCATTCTGGAAGACAAAAACAAAAAGAAATTATTTCATCCCCGTGTGATTTACACGGCCAATGTGTCAACCACCCAACTCGCCAAAGAGATAGCCGCTTACTCGTCTCTCTCCACGGGTGACGTAAAGAACACGCTTGATAACCTGGTGACAGTGGCTGCCCAGCATCTGCAAGCATCGGAAAGTGTAACGCTCGACGGCTTCGGTACTTTCCGCATGGTGATGAAGTCCAACGGTAAAGGTGTGGAACTGCCGGAGAAAGTATCGGCTGCCCAGGCTTCCCTTACCGTCCGCTTCCTGCCCAACTACACCAAGAATCCCGACCGTACCACCGCCACCCGTTCTTTGGTGACAGGCGCCAAGTGTGTCCGTTTCGACCTTGCCGATACTTCGGCTTCCGGTGGCGGAGATAGTGGTAAACCTGATGGTGGTGGCTCCGGCAGCGGTGGTTCCGGCGATGGCGGTGGAGAAGCACCGGATCCGGCAGCATAG
- a CDS encoding N-acetylmuramoyl-L-alanine amidase, whose protein sequence is MRIINLIVVHCSATRGDCTLSPEDLDRLHRRRGFNGTGYHYYIRKDGTVHLTRSIERIGAHAKGFNAHSIGICYEGGLDCRGRPADTRTPAQRATLRQLVGQLQEKFPGCRVCGHRDLSPDLNGNGEIEPEEWIKQCPCFEVRAENFISEDTGNL, encoded by the coding sequence ATGCGAATTATTAACTTAATCGTGGTGCACTGCAGTGCCACGCGGGGGGATTGTACACTCTCTCCGGAAGATTTGGACCGGTTGCACCGACGACGTGGATTCAACGGAACAGGTTATCACTACTACATCCGCAAGGATGGAACAGTGCACCTCACCCGCTCCATCGAACGCATCGGAGCACATGCAAAAGGTTTCAACGCTCACTCAATAGGTATCTGCTATGAAGGTGGTCTGGACTGCCGGGGACGCCCGGCAGATACCCGGACTCCGGCACAGCGAGCTACACTTCGACAACTCGTCGGGCAGCTACAAGAGAAATTCCCCGGCTGTCGGGTATGCGGACATCGGGATCTTTCGCCCGATCTCAATGGAAACGGTGAGATAGAACCGGAAGAGTGGATTAAACAGTGCCCGTGTTTTGAGGTGAGGGCTGAAAATTTCATCAGTGAGGACACTGGGAATTTATAA